The proteins below are encoded in one region of Apostichopus japonicus isolate 1M-3 chromosome 22, ASM3797524v1, whole genome shotgun sequence:
- the LOC139963915 gene encoding dual specificity protein phosphatase 12-like gives MFSANEIIPGLWLGARSDVECEKGNYLIKHKITHVLSIESQAPSIYCPDIKYKFIEMDDQECADLLVHLGECFTFIEEARQAGSVLVHCLVGMSRSASVVTAYLMNKDKISLESALDKVKEKRFYVRPNQGFMEQLSLFEAMGCDLNPHHTLMKFHKLGQYAQQREGSRRERSVIPKELLEKDPNQKSPSGQGDQEGSVFRCRKCRRALFKEGSLIGHSPGRGQLSFKWHKQGQPLAQPEEGGAEGCTSHFIHPVAWMEEFLLGQQEGKLSCPKCSARIGCFYWAGQQCSCGAWITPAFQIHKNRVDRQQIPQLPR, from the exons ATGTTCTCAGCCAATGAAATTATTCCGGGTCTTTGGCTTGGCGCTCGATCAGATGTAGAGTGTGAAAAAGGAAACTACTTGATCAAGCACAAAATAACGCATGTGTTAAGTATTGAGTCGCAAGCTCCATCAATCTATTGTCCAGACATCAAGTACAAGTTTATTGAAATGGACGACCAAGAGTGTGCAGACCTTCTCGTTCATCTAGGAGAATGTTTTACGTTTATTGAAGAGGCTCGGCAAGCCGGCAGTGTTTTAGTTCATTG TCTGGTTGGGATGTCTCGGAGTGCCTCTGTGGTGACAGCATATCTAATGAACAAAGATAAAATATCCCTCGAGAGTGCCCTCgacaaagtgaaagaaaaacgTTTCTACGTCAG ACCTAACCAAGGCTTCATGGAACAGCTGAGCCTGTTTGAGGCAATGGGATGTGATCTCAATCCTCACCATACCCTAATGAAGTTCCACAAACTTGGTCAATATGCTCAGCAAAGAGAAG GTTCTCGTAGGGAACGTTCCGTTATTCCTAAGGAACTCCTGGAGAAGGATCCAAACCAGAAGTCACCCAGCGGTCAAGGAGACCAAGAAGGATCCGTGTTTAGATGTAGAAAATGCAG ACGAGCGTTGTTCAAAGAGGGCAGTCTTATAGGGCATAGTCCAGGGAGAGGTCAACTGAGCTTCAAATGGCACAAGCAAGGTCAACCTCTGGCGCAACCCGAAGAGGGGGGTGCGGAAGGATGTACCTCACACTTTATCCACCCCGTAGCTTGGATGGAGGAATTCCTCTTGGGACAGCAAGAAGGGAAG CTTTCGTGTCCAAAATGCAGTGCACGAATTGGTTGTTTCTACTGGGCAG GTCAACAATGCTCCTGTGGTGCCTGGATCACCCCAGCATTTCAGATTCACAAGAACAGAGTTGACAGACAACAGATTCCACAGTTGCCAAGGTGA
- the LOC139963914 gene encoding uncharacterized protein, producing MITQILRSFVTPRSCTLPRRLITCSGVCCQALDGNHQGLLEESQLQQSWRAKRHKDAICVRRRRANVRPLRYNVPEDGHTLDRGATPRSYSLQRERRDMALMKLLEHNRVSGETPDGHIDLEHSSIGETPVLFHIETSVVQSLIQNVGTLKDPMAMKEMIEEKVREVMMRVHMDSVLGSAVPCSKNSDDIIIRSGDGKRTSSITRGGWNGLSGEFDGRDGPRRSSDHSSEYGLNIQSVNHELSGKVTTELSDRCHHTNDQWVVMCSGANSSSKDGNQNTSGRPDREQLELMFHRLSEEMPNFFEQSHDYGMYSQDLEFDNRLMGVKTKGLAAYKATVQSLKLASTAYLVNAHLELLRMTMQPEDGTIQARWRLKGVPLHSFVLRPLAKKHKYRYFDAFSVFQVGSDGLIHHHRLDKMIPDSDKVKEPSLVTRIGIALGLVRPPAISTNWMTGDPHQG from the exons TTGCAACAATCGTGGAGAGCAAAGAGACATAAAGATGCCATCTGTGTGAGAAGACGAAGGGCTAATGTTCGGCCGCTCAGGTACAACGTACCAGAGGATGGCCACACACTCGACCGTGGTGCCACGCCACGGTCCTACTCACTGCAGAGAGAAAGGAGGGACATGGCTTTGATGAAGTTACTTGAGCACAACCGAGTCTCCGGTGAGACACCAGATGGACACATCGATCTGGAGCATAGTTCAATAGGAGAAACACCGGTCCTCTTCCACATCGAGACAAGTGTGGTGCAAAGTTTAATCCAAAACGTTGGAACTTTAAAGGATCCTATGGCAATGAAAGAAATGATCGAGGAGAAAGTGAGGGAGGTAATGATGCGAGTGCACATGGACAGTGTATTGGGTTCAGCCGTACCCTGTTCTAAAAATAGTGATGACATCATCATAAGGTCTGGGGACGGCAAACGTACTAGTTCAATTACCCGTGGAGGATGGAACGGTTTATCTGGTGAGTTCGATGGTCGGGATGGACCGAGACGCTCCTCGGACCATTCTTCTGAATACGGTTTGAACATTCAATCGGTTAATCATGAACTGTCAGGAAAAGTAACAACTGAACTGAGCGATCGATGCCACCATACCAATGACCAGTGGGTTGTGATGTGCTCAGGAGCAAACTCGTCCAGTAAAGATGGGAACCAGAACACAAGTGGTAGGCCAGACAGAGAACAACTGGAGCTCATGTTTCATCGCCTGTCGGAAGAG ATGCCCAATTTCTTTGAGCAGTCGCATGACTATGGCATGTACTCCCAAGACTTAGAATTTGATAACAGGTTGATGGGCGTAAAGACAAA AGGTCTTGCAGCGTATAAGGCTACAGTGCAATCCCTCAAGTTAGCCAGCACGGCTTATCTCGTCAACGCCCACCTCGAGCTGCTGAGAATGACCATGCAGCCAGAGGATGGCACCATACAGGCCCGATGGAGGCTGAAAGGAGTTCCCCTCCACAGCTTCGTTCTTCGACCTCTAGCCAAAAAGCACAAATACAG GTACTTTGATGCTTTCTCAGTGTTCCAAGTCGGTTCTGATGGGCTGATACACCATCATAGGCTGGACAAG ATGATACCAGACTCGGATAAAGTCAAAGAGCCATCCTTGGTGACCAGAATTGGGATTGCTTTAGGCTTGGTACGACCACCTGCAATAAGTACCAATTGGATGACTGGAGATCCTCACCAGGGGTAA